A genomic stretch from Chitinophagaceae bacterium includes:
- a CDS encoding ABC transporter ATP-binding protein, protein MESIIKVTHLSKVFKEITAVNDLSFTVKKGDVYGFLGQNGAGKSTTIRMLLTLIEPTAGDIEIFGYNLKQHRKEILSNTGAVIERPDLYKYLTAYETLHLFAQMSGVKIPRQQLMEQLEMVGLANRAHSKVRTFSQGMKQRLGLAVALVHNPQLIMLDEPTNGLDPQGIADIRNLILMLSQQMNKTILVSSHLLSEVEQIANRMLIIDKGQKLVEGTVNELFNPDDTVVFLETTDNAACEAMLAESSYAPQVTGVDAGGIKIKLRKEEVPAFTKMLIEQNVHVLGVTSRHSLEDYFLKITTANQHVEPFKN, encoded by the coding sequence ATGGAATCAATTATCAAGGTTACCCATCTCTCAAAAGTTTTCAAGGAAATTACAGCAGTAAATGATCTGTCATTTACTGTAAAGAAAGGTGATGTATATGGCTTTCTCGGACAGAACGGAGCAGGAAAGTCTACCACCATTCGTATGCTGCTTACGCTCATTGAACCAACTGCTGGCGATATTGAAATCTTTGGATATAATCTCAAACAGCACCGCAAAGAAATTCTAAGCAATACAGGCGCAGTGATTGAACGCCCTGATTTATACAAATATCTTACTGCATACGAAACGCTTCATTTGTTTGCGCAGATGAGCGGAGTAAAGATTCCACGACAGCAATTAATGGAACAGCTGGAAATGGTTGGTCTTGCCAACAGGGCTCACAGTAAAGTGCGTACATTTTCACAGGGAATGAAACAGCGTTTGGGGCTTGCCGTTGCATTGGTGCATAACCCGCAACTGATTATGCTTGATGAACCAACCAATGGTTTGGATCCGCAGGGAATTGCTGATATCCGGAATTTAATTTTGATGCTGAGCCAGCAGATGAATAAAACAATTTTGGTTTCATCACATTTGTTAAGCGAAGTGGAACAGATTGCCAATCGCATGCTCATCATTGATAAAGGACAAAAATTAGTAGAAGGAACCGTGAATGAATTGTTTAACCCTGATGATACAGTTGTGTTTCTTGAAACTACTGACAATGCTGCCTGTGAAGCCATGCTTGCTGAAAGCAGTTATGCTCCGCAGGTAACAGGAGTTGATGCAGGTGGAATTAAAATTAAACTGAGAAAAGAAGAAGTGCCTGCTTTCACCAAAATGCTCATTGAACAAAATGTTCATGTGCTTGGGGTTACTTCCCGTCATTCACTGGAAGATTATTTTTTAAAGATCACAACTGCCAACCAACATGTGGAGCCTTTTAAAAATTGA
- a CDS encoding transcriptional regulator: MFKELDPILHSQLRLAVMSLLIGVKEAEFTYIKEKTGSTAGNLSVQITKLKEAGYVEVTKQFKENYPLTICKITAHGITAFEAYVKALQSYLPK; this comes from the coding sequence ATGTTTAAAGAATTAGATCCCATATTACATTCACAGCTCAGGTTGGCCGTTATGAGTTTACTTATTGGAGTAAAGGAAGCGGAGTTTACCTATATCAAAGAAAAAACCGGATCTACTGCCGGTAATCTCAGTGTGCAGATCACCAAACTCAAAGAAGCAGGTTATGTAGAAGTAACAAAACAGTTTAAGGAAAATTATCCTCTTACTATCTGTAAAATCACTGCGCATGGTATCACTGCTTTTGAAGCGTATGTGAAAGCTTTGCAAAGCTATCTGCCCAAATAA
- the pdxA gene encoding 4-hydroxythreonine-4-phosphate dehydrogenase PdxA — MTNTEKKPVIGFSCGDINGIGPEIIIKALSDNRLLELCTPVVFGSSKLINFYKKSINDGNFNYQAVKDFQRLNPKMVNMYTCWEEEISITPGQLTDAGGQYAIKSLTAAVYALKEKQIDVLVTAPLHKKNVYSESFPYTGHTPYLKAAFEANDVVMFMVAENLRVALVTEHVPVAEVAGHLSREAILSKLKIINQSLKKDFGIDKPKIAVLGLNPHAGDEGLVGKEEEEIIKPAIKDAKQNDILCFGPYSADAFFARGQFEKFDAVLAMYHDQGLIPFKSLAIGEGVNYTAGLTGIRTSPDHGTAFDIAGKGKADESSLLASMFTAIDIFRSRNGYAEARSNPMKKISASMFARVVDEKLEEERSNTAGSRE, encoded by the coding sequence ATGACAAATACTGAAAAAAAACCGGTTATTGGCTTCAGCTGCGGCGATATTAATGGTATCGGCCCTGAAATTATCATTAAAGCATTAAGTGACAACCGCCTGCTGGAGCTCTGCACTCCTGTTGTTTTTGGATCAAGTAAACTCATTAATTTCTATAAAAAGTCCATTAATGATGGCAATTTCAACTACCAGGCTGTAAAGGATTTCCAACGCCTCAATCCAAAAATGGTGAATATGTACACCTGCTGGGAAGAAGAAATCAGCATAACTCCCGGACAGTTAACCGATGCCGGCGGACAGTATGCCATTAAATCATTAACGGCTGCCGTATATGCACTGAAAGAAAAACAGATTGATGTTTTGGTAACAGCTCCGCTTCATAAAAAGAATGTATACTCAGAAAGCTTTCCCTATACCGGACACACTCCTTACCTGAAAGCCGCTTTTGAAGCAAATGATGTGGTGATGTTTATGGTGGCAGAAAATTTACGTGTGGCACTGGTAACTGAACATGTTCCTGTTGCTGAAGTGGCAGGTCATCTTTCAAGAGAAGCTATTCTCAGTAAACTCAAAATCATCAACCAGTCACTGAAGAAAGATTTTGGAATTGATAAGCCAAAAATTGCTGTGCTTGGTTTAAATCCTCATGCAGGTGATGAAGGATTGGTTGGAAAAGAAGAAGAAGAAATTATTAAGCCCGCTATAAAAGATGCCAAGCAAAATGACATCCTTTGCTTTGGACCTTACAGTGCTGATGCATTTTTTGCAAGAGGTCAGTTTGAAAAATTTGATGCAGTACTGGCTATGTACCACGATCAGGGTTTGATTCCGTTTAAATCACTGGCCATTGGTGAAGGTGTAAATTATACGGCTGGATTAACTGGTATCCGCACCAGTCCCGATCATGGAACTGCTTTTGATATTGCAGGAAAAGGTAAAGCAGATGAAAGTTCTTTACTGGCATCGATGTTTACCGCCATTGATATTTTCCGCAGCAGAAATGGTTATGCAGAAGCAAGAAGTAACCCGATGAAAAAAATCAGTGCTTCGATGTTTGCAAGAGTGGTTGATGAAAAACTGGAAGAGGAAAGGAGTAATACAGCCGGTAGCCGGGAGTAA
- a CDS encoding ABC transporter permease subunit translates to MWSLLKIELFKVFRRPRTYIAFIAVWAIVSLIQIAIYVDGAKYIDFVLKDVKDNFDIIGNPLNGYFVCFIILQTLLIHVPLLVALVSADMIAGEANMGTLRLLITKPISRTKLLLSKFLASSVYAVILLIWIAILGLFLSMLIFGTDGLLNAKSYEIIILNGNDIFWRYILAFAFAAIALITVAALGFFFSIFAENSLGPIVATMSVIIVFTILTTLDIPLFQSVKHLFFTSHMIGWKGFFEMKLDADGVSIPGTIRNLPAVLRSAGVLLLHTFLFVGGAIFIFNRKDVLS, encoded by the coding sequence ATGTGGAGCCTTTTAAAAATTGAATTGTTTAAAGTCTTTCGCCGCCCACGTACCTACATTGCGTTTATAGCAGTATGGGCAATTGTTTCATTAATACAGATTGCTATTTATGTTGATGGCGCCAAATACATCGATTTTGTATTGAAAGATGTAAAAGACAATTTTGATATAATCGGTAATCCGCTCAATGGCTATTTTGTCTGCTTTATTATTTTACAAACATTACTTATCCATGTTCCCTTGCTTGTTGCGTTGGTAAGCGCAGATATGATTGCCGGCGAAGCAAATATGGGAACGCTGCGCTTATTGATTACAAAACCCATCAGCCGCACAAAATTATTACTGAGTAAGTTTTTAGCATCATCTGTATATGCTGTCATCTTATTAATCTGGATTGCCATTCTTGGTCTGTTTCTTTCCATGCTCATATTTGGAACCGATGGGTTGTTGAATGCAAAAAGTTATGAGATTATTATCTTAAACGGCAATGACATTTTCTGGCGCTATATCCTGGCGTTTGCATTTGCTGCCATTGCATTAATAACAGTAGCTGCACTTGGTTTTTTCTTTTCCATTTTTGCAGAAAATTCACTGGGCCCGATTGTTGCAACTATGAGTGTGATCATTGTGTTTACTATTCTTACAACACTTGATATTCCTTTGTTTCAAAGCGTGAAGCATTTGTTCTTTACTTCACACATGATTGGATGGAAAGGGTTTTTTGAAATGAAACTGGATGCAGATGGTGTTTCTATTCCCGGAACCATCCGTAATTTACCGGCAGTGTTGCGGAGTGCAGGTGTTTTACTGCTGCATACGTTTTTGTTTGTGGGGGGAGCTATTTTTATTTTTAACCGGAAAGATGTGTTGAGCTAA